The following coding sequences are from one Wenzhouxiangella sp. AB-CW3 window:
- a CDS encoding GMC family oxidoreductase, which translates to MADREYDAVIIGAGAGGGALAWWLCRAGWQVLMLERGQDHDRSQYQPDEIRFQREGALLPDSGELHWVSGSRSQSPTIPSTLGWTASCVGGGTVHMGGFLYRFHPQDFRMAAEHGETGDLADWAYDYDSLAPYYDLAEREIGVSGDGNPCFVPRSGPHPMPPVAGHRMADQLRQASTRLGLTPFATPRSINSVPYQGRPACVKCDACAEFGCAVGAKGSSQESFVRRALATGRLELRTGTIATELETGARDRVEGVVYLDRARGTRHRARGRLFIVSCSAVESARLLLLSRSGRHPDGLGNEQGLVGRHLQFHGTTFGSARIDRQPDWNPMLNVSVADYYLGDGASGELLKGGMLRFDMLARLPFRRSLQVLRRNDRILWGKPLLDALAEELGQCDRIEYEVFHDFLPSSETWMSLDENREDAFGLPAAHIRLGHCPQRQRTGEILSERAGEILSEAGATDIVHDAVGATSSYLVHGTCRFGSNPETSVLDPWCRVHSMDNLHVVDGSFMPTSGGSPPTLTIVANALRVGEYLTRGNGRPA; encoded by the coding sequence ATGGCTGATCGGGAGTACGACGCCGTCATCATCGGCGCCGGTGCCGGCGGCGGCGCCCTGGCATGGTGGCTATGCCGGGCCGGCTGGCAGGTGCTGATGCTGGAGCGCGGCCAGGACCACGATCGCTCACAGTACCAGCCTGACGAGATCAGGTTTCAACGCGAGGGAGCTCTGCTGCCCGATTCAGGCGAGTTGCACTGGGTGAGCGGGAGCCGCAGCCAGTCACCCACCATTCCTTCCACGCTGGGCTGGACGGCAAGTTGCGTCGGCGGCGGCACGGTGCACATGGGCGGATTTCTCTACCGCTTCCACCCGCAAGACTTTCGCATGGCCGCCGAGCACGGCGAAACCGGTGACCTGGCCGACTGGGCCTACGACTATGACAGCCTGGCGCCCTACTACGACCTGGCCGAAAGGGAGATCGGCGTCAGCGGCGACGGCAATCCCTGCTTCGTCCCCAGATCAGGCCCGCACCCCATGCCGCCGGTGGCCGGACATCGCATGGCAGACCAATTGCGCCAGGCCAGTACCCGACTGGGTTTGACGCCTTTTGCCACACCACGCTCGATCAACTCGGTGCCCTACCAGGGCCGACCTGCCTGTGTGAAATGCGATGCCTGTGCCGAATTCGGCTGCGCCGTCGGGGCCAAGGGCAGCAGCCAGGAAAGCTTTGTTCGTCGCGCCCTGGCCACCGGCAGGCTCGAACTTCGAACCGGCACCATCGCCACTGAGCTCGAGACCGGGGCGCGGGACCGGGTGGAGGGCGTGGTGTACCTGGACCGGGCGCGGGGCACCAGGCACCGGGCCCGCGGACGGCTGTTCATTGTCAGTTGCTCGGCAGTCGAGTCGGCCAGGCTGTTGCTGCTCAGCCGCAGCGGACGACACCCCGACGGGCTGGGCAATGAACAGGGGCTGGTCGGCCGACACCTGCAGTTTCACGGCACCACTTTCGGCAGCGCGCGTATCGACCGGCAACCGGACTGGAATCCGATGCTGAATGTTTCTGTCGCCGACTATTACCTGGGAGATGGCGCCAGTGGAGAACTGCTCAAGGGTGGCATGCTGCGCTTCGACATGCTGGCCCGGCTGCCATTCCGGCGATCACTGCAAGTGCTCCGGCGCAACGACCGCATTCTGTGGGGAAAACCGCTGCTGGATGCGCTGGCCGAGGAACTGGGACAGTGCGATCGGATCGAGTACGAGGTCTTCCACGACTTTCTGCCCAGCTCGGAGACCTGGATGAGCCTGGACGAAAATCGCGAGGATGCATTCGGACTGCCGGCCGCACACATCAGGCTGGGCCATTGCCCGCAACGCCAGCGCACCGGCGAGATCCTGTCGGAGCGGGCCGGCGAGATCCTGAGCGAGGCCGGCGCCACCGACATTGTCCACGATGCGGTAGGGGCGACCTCATCCTATCTGGTCCACGGGACATGCCGGTTTGGCAGCAACCCGGAAACCAGCGTGCTCGACCCCTGGTGTCGCGTCCATTCCATGGACAACCTCCATGTGGTCGACGGCAGTTTCATGCCGACCTCGGGCGGGAGCCCGCCCACGCTGACCATTGTTGCCAACGCATTGCGTGTGGGTGAGTACCTGACTCGAGGCAACGGTCGGCCGGCCTGA
- a CDS encoding peptidase domain-containing ABC transporter — protein MKSIFDLARRFTSLERVSLGRRKRIPFVAQHQHSDCGPACLAMVLGMHGRHTTLDEVVDACGTMRRGTNAHVLLNVARRYGLLGRGVRVSQVDDLRYVPRGSILHWKFHHYVVFDRIGKDAIWIMDPARGQVRVPLADVDRALTGVALTFEAKASLAPGEKGESKLKPFFKLLLNDPAVLHRVIVVSFALQLFALGLPLLTGVLVDRIIPRQDHDLLMVVVIGVGLAFAFRFACSLLRSYSLLYLRTRLDSVLTFNFLDHLISLPFEFFDRRKAGDLVIKMNSSRSVRDALTNSSLSAVLDGSMLIFALLVLVLGSIPLAMIVLAFASIQVLVFLVTRRYYRQLHLDQLIAQSRAQGLQIQILTGIEPLKSSGREHVAAERWSDAYVDELNVVLKRGRLEAWTSAIRDGIVNFGPLLFLAVGAYMVLAGSLSLGLLLALSLVATNVLQPLNQLLDTGYELQKMYSHLDRINDVFGARREDDGRAWAVPPQIEGHIEVDNVTFSYESGQAPVLKGVSFEARPGEFIGVVGQSGSGKSTLARLLAGLYLAWEGCIRIDGADLKQVDLEALRQQLGVVTQDVFLLQGSVRENISYGQRAASLEEVRQAARMACIHEEIEALPLGYYTQIGDGASGLSGGQKQRIALARALFQKPKLLILDEATSALDSLTEAHVHQQVEQVEATRVVIAHRLSTIRSADQILVFDEGEIVERGTHDELIARQGHYYRLYEAQQNRSLATGIEHVGT, from the coding sequence ATGAAATCGATTTTTGATCTCGCCCGTCGCTTCACGTCGCTGGAAAGGGTCAGCCTCGGGCGTCGAAAGCGCATCCCGTTTGTCGCCCAGCATCAGCATTCCGACTGCGGTCCGGCATGCCTGGCCATGGTACTGGGCATGCATGGCAGGCACACCACGCTCGACGAAGTGGTTGATGCCTGCGGCACCATGCGACGGGGCACCAATGCCCACGTGCTGCTGAATGTGGCACGCCGCTACGGCCTGCTTGGCCGTGGAGTACGGGTCAGCCAGGTAGACGACTTGCGCTACGTGCCAAGAGGCTCGATTCTCCACTGGAAGTTTCACCACTATGTCGTCTTCGACCGGATCGGCAAGGACGCGATCTGGATCATGGATCCGGCTCGGGGGCAGGTCCGTGTTCCGCTGGCTGATGTGGATCGCGCCCTGACCGGCGTGGCGCTGACCTTCGAGGCCAAGGCGTCTCTTGCCCCTGGCGAGAAGGGTGAATCGAAGCTGAAACCTTTTTTCAAGCTTCTGCTCAATGACCCGGCAGTCTTGCACCGGGTCATCGTCGTGTCCTTCGCGTTGCAGTTGTTTGCCCTCGGACTACCGCTGCTGACCGGCGTGCTGGTCGATCGCATCATTCCGCGACAGGATCACGACCTGCTGATGGTGGTGGTGATTGGCGTTGGTCTGGCCTTTGCCTTTCGTTTTGCCTGCAGCCTGCTCAGGAGTTACTCGCTGCTATACCTGCGCACACGGCTGGATTCGGTGCTGACATTCAACTTTCTTGATCACTTGATCAGTCTGCCATTCGAGTTCTTCGATCGACGAAAGGCGGGTGACCTGGTCATCAAGATGAACAGCAGCCGGTCTGTCCGGGATGCGTTGACCAACAGTTCGCTATCGGCGGTTCTGGACGGCAGCATGCTGATCTTTGCATTGCTGGTCCTGGTACTTGGTTCCATCCCCCTGGCGATGATCGTGCTCGCGTTTGCCAGCATCCAGGTGCTGGTCTTTCTGGTAACACGGCGCTACTACCGCCAGTTGCACCTGGACCAGTTGATTGCCCAGAGTCGTGCCCAGGGCTTGCAGATACAAATCCTCACGGGCATCGAACCGTTGAAATCATCCGGTCGCGAACATGTTGCGGCGGAACGCTGGTCCGATGCGTATGTCGACGAGTTGAACGTCGTCCTGAAACGGGGGCGCCTTGAGGCCTGGACGTCAGCCATACGCGACGGCATCGTCAACTTCGGGCCATTGCTCTTCCTCGCGGTCGGGGCCTACATGGTGCTGGCCGGAAGCCTGAGCCTGGGCCTGCTGCTGGCCCTGAGCCTGGTGGCCACCAATGTCCTGCAACCCCTCAACCAGCTGCTCGATACCGGGTACGAACTGCAGAAGATGTACAGCCACCTCGATCGCATCAATGACGTGTTCGGGGCGCGTCGCGAAGACGATGGGAGGGCATGGGCTGTTCCACCGCAGATCGAGGGGCACATCGAGGTCGACAACGTGACCTTCTCCTACGAGAGTGGTCAGGCACCCGTGCTCAAGGGAGTGAGTTTCGAAGCCAGGCCCGGAGAGTTCATCGGCGTGGTCGGACAGTCCGGGTCGGGCAAGTCGACCCTTGCCCGCCTGCTTGCCGGCCTGTACCTGGCCTGGGAAGGATGCATTCGCATCGACGGCGCCGACCTGAAACAGGTTGATCTCGAAGCGCTGCGCCAACAGCTTGGCGTCGTCACCCAGGACGTGTTTCTGTTGCAGGGCAGTGTGCGCGAAAACATCAGCTATGGTCAGCGTGCCGCGAGCCTGGAGGAGGTGCGTCAGGCGGCACGCATGGCGTGTATCCACGAAGAGATCGAAGCTTTGCCCCTGGGCTACTACACCCAGATCGGGGACGGTGCCAGTGGACTGTCGGGGGGACAGAAGCAGCGCATTGCACTGGCGCGCGCGCTGTTTCAGAAACCCAAGCTGCTGATTCTCGACGAGGCGACCAGCGCGCTGGACAGTCTGACCGAGGCTCACGTTCATCAGCAGGTCGAACAGGTCGAAGCCACCCGAGTCGTGATTGCCCATCGCCTGAGCACCATCCGCTCGGCCGATCAGATACTGGTGTTCGACGAGGGAGAGATCGTCGAGCGCGGCACCCACGATGAACTGATCGCCAGGCAGGGCCACTACTACCGGTTGTACGAGGCGCAGCAGAATCGTTCGCTCGCGACGGGCATCGAACATGTCGGCACCTGA
- a CDS encoding efflux RND transporter periplasmic adaptor subunit, giving the protein MLLALMLSNPAVRTTGRLFTGCALTIVLTVGLAVASDEGWVGVVYPAEAVKVSSELDGTVEEVEVLIGQPVIPGQQLAVINLEELKSEIARSEAELRMAKAQVTEENSMRSLRKSELDRRYMAGASVSLDELGMAEQLYEAAKAGVASAKAQLEAVKADHELLLLKQQRTSVVAPIGGLVQQRRVRKGDRIRTGDVMFEIVKPDSLLVRFAFPESDRYNVQVGDKMLIDASATATVVAVAPGSDVVTGLVVAEASLESEEIGLLGRGVSVQPLPATNSAASDPVASR; this is encoded by the coding sequence ATGCTCCTGGCATTGATGTTGTCGAATCCGGCCGTGCGCACCACCGGCCGCCTTTTCACTGGTTGCGCTCTGACCATTGTTCTGACTGTCGGACTTGCCGTTGCGTCGGACGAAGGCTGGGTAGGCGTCGTATACCCTGCCGAAGCCGTCAAGGTAAGCAGCGAACTGGATGGAACGGTTGAAGAGGTTGAAGTCCTGATCGGTCAACCCGTGATTCCCGGACAACAACTTGCTGTCATCAATCTTGAAGAACTGAAATCCGAGATTGCACGTTCGGAAGCCGAGCTGCGCATGGCGAAAGCCCAGGTCACGGAAGAGAACTCGATGCGCTCCCTGCGCAAGAGCGAGCTCGACCGACGTTACATGGCCGGGGCCAGTGTTTCCCTTGACGAACTGGGTATGGCAGAGCAGCTGTACGAAGCTGCAAAGGCAGGGGTGGCATCAGCAAAAGCCCAACTGGAAGCGGTCAAGGCGGATCATGAACTACTGCTACTCAAGCAGCAGCGCACCTCCGTGGTTGCTCCGATCGGAGGACTGGTACAGCAACGCAGGGTACGCAAGGGGGATAGGATTCGCACCGGTGATGTGATGTTCGAGATCGTAAAGCCGGATTCCCTGCTGGTGCGATTTGCCTTTCCGGAATCAGACCGGTACAACGTTCAGGTTGGAGATAAAATGTTGATTGACGCTTCGGCCACGGCCACGGTCGTTGCCGTTGCGCCAGGTAGTGACGTGGTTACCGGACTGGTTGTCGCCGAAGCCAGCCTGGAGTCTGAGGAAATCGGGCTGCTGGGCCGTGGTGTTTCGGTGCAGCCGTTGCCTGCCACCAATTCGGCAGCGAGCGACCCGGTAGCTTCCCGATGA
- a CDS encoding S9 family peptidase, with protein sequence MFKHWIVSALAVLLVSPLALADTELRPVTHEDVWLMKRLGSPTVSPDGQYAVVPVTEPSYEEDGTVTNLWLITVDGSEPPRQLTAAKSGESGVHWRPDGAKIAFSATREDDEAAQIYIMNMRAPGEAMRITDLSTGASNPRWSPDGETIAFESRVWPDAADDEANKERTQEEEDSGINVSRYEGFPIRDWNRWRDEKQTRLFVQEARAGAQPTDLLVGTELASSPGYDGGLQAVWTPDGDGLVFSATENLHEAAFATTRRHLYRISVDGGEAERVVGADDFSCTGPTFSSAGDWLYCSYSPINEWVYNHTEIARVAWRDGSADGDAEVLTGDFDRSVSSFDISTGGERLYLTAMDHGRMRLFALPAGGGEVEALDPESDGVYGGLHAADGHLVATWESSISPIEVVRVDPSNGQHTALTEFNTERAAELDRQPFKSFWFTSSKDREIHSWLALPPDFDENKQYPLVLFIHGGPFTSSLDNDHVRWSPHLLAAPGYVVLLTDYTGSVGYGEEFSRNIQGDPLATPGEELVEAADAAIETFDFIDPDRAAATGASYGGHLVNWLLATTDRFDALIGHAGLISLEGQWSTSDAIYHREIMNDGLPWESDVWEEQSPSTYAESFSTPTMLTIGLRDYRVPPNETIAAWTYLQRMQVPSRLLVFHDADHWIMQGKEARYFWEEVHDWLAKYLKDE encoded by the coding sequence ATGTTCAAGCACTGGATTGTTTCTGCGCTGGCCGTGCTGCTGGTCTCGCCATTGGCGCTGGCCGATACGGAATTGCGCCCGGTCACCCATGAAGATGTCTGGCTGATGAAGCGGCTGGGCTCGCCCACCGTCAGTCCGGACGGGCAGTATGCCGTGGTGCCGGTCACCGAGCCGTCCTACGAGGAAGATGGCACGGTGACCAATCTGTGGCTGATCACCGTTGACGGCAGTGAGCCGCCACGGCAGCTGACAGCCGCCAAGAGCGGCGAGAGCGGCGTGCACTGGCGGCCCGACGGGGCGAAGATCGCGTTTTCGGCCACCCGCGAGGATGACGAGGCCGCCCAGATCTACATCATGAACATGCGCGCGCCCGGCGAGGCCATGCGCATCACCGACCTGTCCACCGGCGCCTCCAACCCGCGCTGGAGCCCGGACGGCGAGACCATCGCCTTCGAAAGCCGGGTCTGGCCGGATGCGGCCGACGACGAGGCCAACAAGGAACGCACCCAGGAAGAAGAGGATTCCGGCATCAACGTGTCGCGTTACGAGGGCTTCCCGATCCGCGACTGGAACCGCTGGCGCGACGAGAAGCAGACCCGCCTGTTCGTGCAGGAAGCGCGCGCCGGCGCCCAGCCCACCGATTTGCTGGTTGGCACCGAGTTGGCCTCGAGCCCCGGCTACGATGGTGGTCTGCAAGCGGTGTGGACGCCCGACGGCGATGGTCTGGTGTTTTCGGCCACCGAGAACCTGCACGAGGCCGCTTTCGCCACCACCCGTCGTCATCTCTACCGCATCTCGGTCGATGGCGGTGAAGCCGAGCGGGTGGTTGGTGCCGACGACTTCAGTTGCACCGGACCGACGTTTTCATCGGCCGGCGACTGGCTCTATTGCAGTTACTCACCGATCAACGAGTGGGTCTACAACCACACCGAGATTGCCCGCGTGGCCTGGCGCGATGGCAGTGCCGATGGTGATGCCGAGGTGCTGACCGGTGACTTCGACCGTTCGGTGAGCAGCTTCGATATCAGCACGGGTGGCGAACGGCTCTATCTCACGGCTATGGACCATGGCCGCATGCGCCTGTTCGCGCTGCCGGCCGGTGGCGGTGAGGTCGAGGCGCTCGATCCCGAAAGCGACGGTGTCTATGGGGGCCTTCATGCCGCCGACGGACACTTGGTGGCGACGTGGGAAAGCTCGATCTCGCCGATCGAGGTGGTGCGCGTCGACCCCTCCAACGGCCAGCACACGGCCCTGACCGAGTTCAATACCGAACGCGCCGCCGAGCTCGACCGTCAGCCGTTCAAGAGCTTCTGGTTCACCTCCAGCAAGGACCGCGAAATCCATAGCTGGCTGGCCCTGCCGCCGGACTTCGACGAAAACAAGCAGTACCCGCTGGTACTGTTCATCCACGGCGGACCGTTCACCTCGTCGCTGGACAACGACCATGTGCGCTGGAGCCCGCACCTGCTGGCCGCACCCGGCTACGTGGTGCTGTTGACCGACTACACCGGTTCGGTGGGCTACGGCGAGGAATTTTCACGCAATATCCAGGGCGATCCGCTGGCCACGCCGGGCGAGGAGCTGGTCGAGGCCGCCGATGCGGCCATCGAGACATTCGATTTCATCGATCCCGACCGCGCTGCTGCCACGGGGGCGAGCTATGGCGGCCACCTGGTCAACTGGCTGCTGGCCACCACCGATCGCTTCGATGCCCTGATCGGACATGCCGGCCTGATCAGCCTGGAAGGCCAGTGGTCGACCAGCGATGCCATCTATCACCGCGAGATCATGAACGACGGCCTGCCCTGGGAAAGCGACGTCTGGGAAGAGCAGAGCCCCTCGACCTACGCCGAGAGCTTCTCGACCCCGACCATGCTGACCATCGGCCTGAGAGACTACCGCGTCCCGCCCAACGAGACCATCGCCGCCTGGACCTACCTGCAGCGCATGCAGGTGCCCTCGCGCCTGCTGGTCTTCCACGATGCGGACCACTGGATCATGCAGGGCAAGGAAGCCCGCTACTTCTGGGAGGAGGTGCATGACTGGCTGGCGAAGTACCTGAAAGACGAGTAG
- a CDS encoding gluconate 2-dehydrogenase subunit 3 family protein encodes MSAPDTEAQFRRWLECLAEHVIPDTAGHGPDTAGVAQYLHGLVESPRGGQLRAMVTELQAAMTRAGLPDTATFPKLARHDREAILETLAESKDARFRACWVSFIEFCLEGYLCDPARGGNRNEAGWRQVGMRGPEMPRFNG; translated from the coding sequence ATGTCGGCACCTGACACCGAGGCTCAGTTCCGCAGGTGGCTGGAATGTCTGGCCGAGCACGTGATTCCGGATACCGCGGGACACGGCCCGGATACAGCCGGCGTGGCGCAGTATCTGCACGGACTGGTTGAATCACCCCGTGGCGGACAACTGCGCGCCATGGTGACGGAGCTCCAGGCAGCGATGACGCGGGCCGGCCTGCCCGACACCGCCACGTTCCCCAAGCTCGCCCGACATGACCGGGAGGCGATTCTCGAAACCCTGGCCGAAAGCAAAGATGCGCGCTTCAGGGCCTGCTGGGTTTCATTCATCGAGTTCTGCCTGGAAGGCTATCTGTGCGACCCCGCCCGTGGCGGCAACCGCAATGAGGCCGGCTGGCGCCAGGTGGGCATGCGCGGACCGGAGATGCCACGCTTTAATGGCTGA
- a CDS encoding efflux RND transporter periplasmic adaptor subunit codes for MSESSDSLFRPAALKARDEGDVELDSILRNGPGWTIWTYRVLVLVLVIAVVYALVARISTYADGQGVVRLGGDSQIVARISGTVDEVRVASGDWVEEGDVLVEFHSQRELDQYILARDNYRDAVQRWLLNHEQAEQVAQARADYRSAQSQLDELKVTAKSAGTVSDVRVRPGQPVVAGQVLLTQGDARGTNVVSLFLPGQLRPQIEPGQQVLLELLGYPQSRLELELEQVDSELIGVEEARGQIGYGLGDSLQLTGTLVHARARILDPVFEYQGRQYPLHDGMLVSGQVQIGSEPVAIALIPGL; via the coding sequence ATGAGTGAATCTTCCGACAGCCTGTTTCGTCCTGCCGCCCTCAAGGCACGGGATGAGGGCGACGTTGAACTGGACTCGATACTGAGAAACGGGCCGGGGTGGACCATCTGGACCTATCGGGTACTGGTACTGGTGCTGGTCATTGCAGTGGTCTACGCGCTGGTGGCTCGAATCAGCACCTATGCCGATGGGCAGGGCGTGGTCAGACTGGGTGGTGACTCCCAGATCGTGGCCCGCATTTCCGGCACGGTCGACGAAGTCAGGGTGGCCAGCGGCGACTGGGTCGAGGAAGGCGATGTGCTCGTCGAGTTCCATTCACAGCGTGAGCTGGACCAGTACATCCTGGCCCGGGACAACTACCGGGACGCTGTTCAGCGCTGGCTGCTCAATCACGAACAGGCCGAGCAGGTGGCACAGGCCCGGGCAGACTACCGAAGTGCGCAATCGCAGCTTGACGAACTCAAGGTCACGGCCAAGAGTGCCGGCACGGTCAGCGATGTGCGCGTACGTCCGGGGCAGCCGGTGGTCGCCGGCCAGGTATTGCTGACACAGGGTGATGCACGCGGCACCAACGTGGTCAGCCTGTTTCTGCCGGGGCAACTGCGTCCGCAGATCGAACCGGGACAGCAGGTGCTGCTGGAGCTTCTGGGCTATCCGCAATCTCGCCTGGAGCTTGAGCTGGAACAAGTGGACAGTGAACTGATCGGTGTCGAGGAAGCCCGGGGACAGATCGGGTACGGCCTGGGTGACAGCCTGCAGTTGACCGGCACGCTGGTCCATGCCCGCGCACGCATTCTCGATCCGGTGTTCGAGTACCAGGGTCGGCAGTATCCGCTGCACGACGGCATGCTGGTATCCGGACAGGTGCAGATTGGTTCGGAACCCGTCGCGATCGCCCTGATTCCGGGACTATAG